CGATCTTGCGGATACCCAGGTATCGCTTGCGGCCGAGGTCGCTCGCACCTATATCGAACTGCGCGACGAGCAGACACGTCTTGAGATCGCGCAGCGTCAGGCGCAGACCGAGCAGAACATACTGACGCTCACGCAGCAGCGCCGCGCACGCGGCACGGCGGCGGACGTCGATGTCGAGCGCCTGACCACGCAGGTCGAGAACACGCGTGCGACGATCAGTCCGCTCGACGCGCAAGTGACCGATTCGCTCGACCGTCTCGCGGTGTTGACCGGCCGCGCACCCGGCGCGCTCGACGAACAGCTTGCCGCCACACGCCCGCTGCCGGCGTTGCCTCAGACCGTTTCAATCGGCGACCCATCGGCGATGTTGCAGCAGCGGCCCGACATTCGCGCAGCGGAACGGCGGCTTGCGTCGAGCAATGCGGAAATCGGCGAGCATGTTGCGGATTTTTTTCCAAAGGTGACTTTGCTTGGCGATATCGGCTTTAGCGCAAGCGATCCGGGTCATCTGATACGCAAGAGCAATTTTAGCTGGGTGACGGTGCCGTATCTGCAATGGAACGTGTTCGATTTCGGTCGCACGCTAGGCAGCGTGCATGCGGCCGAGGCGTCGCGCGACGAGGCAGAGGCTCAATACACGAAGACCGTGCTCGAGGCGCTGCAGGATGCGAATTCGTCGCTTTCACGCTATGGGCACCAACGCGAGCATCTCGTCACGTTGCAGAAGGTCGAAGCGTCGGCCACTCATTCGGCTGTGCTGATGCGGCAGCGCTATACCGCGGGCGTATCGACCTTGATCGATTTGCTCGATACGCAGCGCCAGGAGTTTACGGCGCAGCAGAATGTCGTTGCGGGGCAAGCCGAGTTGCTGAAAGACTTCGTATCGCTGCAGAAGAGCCTCGGTCTTGGCTGGCAGATTTGATCTCTCGACTAACTTGTTTGTTCGCGTTTATACGCTGCCTTGATCCGTGCCCTTGCCGAGCGCAAGCACGATCTGTTCATGCATCGCATCGACCGCCTGCGAGCGCACGGACTTCTTGCCTCGAACAAGCGCAACGTCGAGCTCCGGCAGATCGGGCAAGCCGTGCCGCGCATCGAGAATTTTCAGCGCGGGCGGCACGCTGCAGCGCGTCAGCACGGCGATCGCCATTCCGCTTGCGGCCGCGGCATGCTGGCCCGCGACGTTCGGGCTGTGATACACGATGCGATAGTCGCGCTTCTGGGCCGCCAACGCTGAAAGCGCGATGGCGCGCGGCAGACTGCCGGCCTCGTGCACCGCAATCGGCAGCGGGTCGCGGCGCCACGCTTCATGTTGTTCATCGCCGACCCACACCAGACCTTCGCGGAACAGCAGTGTGCCGCGCTCAGGATGATCGCGCGTGACGACCGCCAGTTCGAGCTCGCTGCGCTCGACTTTCGGTATCAGCACGGTGGACTGCTCGCAGACGAGCGTGACTTCGATGTTCGGATAGCGCGTCGAAAACTGGCGCAGAACGGAGGTGAGATAGGCCATCGCGTAGTCGTCGGGGACGCCGAGGCGAATGCGGCCGGTGATGTGCGCGCCATGAATGGCGGCCAATGCTTCCGCTTGCAATTCGAGCATGCGACGTGCGTAAACGAGCAAGTCCGCGCCGACCGGGGTGAGCGACACGTGCTTCGAATCGCGCGAAAGCAGCGGTTTGCCTACCGCTTCCTCGAGCTTCTTGATCTGCATGCTCACGGCGGATTGAGAACGGTAGACGAGCCTCGCCGCGGCGGTGAGGGAGCCGGTATCGACGACCGCCACAAATGCGCGCAGCCAGTCCGTTTGCAAGTCTTTGGGTTGCATGTCTTCTATTCGATTTTCGAAAGATTAAATCAATATAAATTCGCTTTTGCGATGCCGTCAATGCGCACAGAATGCGCTGCATGAAATCTTCGACATCGACTTCCAGTGTGATAAGCGACGCGCAATGCGCTGATGTGCAAAGCGCGGCCCGGCACGAGCAGGGCGGCGCCACGTTGATGGTGCTCGGCGGCGTCATGCTCGGCACCATTGGCATCTTTATCGAAGAGGCGGGGCAGGATCCCATCACGACCGTCCTGTTCCGATGCTTCTTCGGCGGCGTTGCGCTGTCGCTCTGGGGCCTTGCGCAAGGGCGCATCGCGGAACTGCGCCTGACGGGGCGCGCATTGCGCTATGCGGTCGCGGCGGGGTTGCTGATGGTCGTGAACTGGGGGCTTTTTTTCGCTGCCATTCCACGAACGTCGATTGCCGTATCGACCGTGATTTTTCATGTGCAACCGTTCTGGGTCATCGCGATGGGCGCATGGTTGCTGCGGGAGAAGATTTCGGCGCAACGCGCGGTAGCGACGGTCATCGCGCTCGTCGGTCTCGTGCTGGCAACAGGTGTGCTGAATGGCCACGGCCAACCAGGTAGCCGAGTATCGGCCGACTACTGGAGCGGCGTGGCGATGTGCCTCGTCGGCTCCTTCGCCTATGCGGGCGTCACGATGATCGCGAGAATGGCGACGCAAGTCAGTTCCTTTGCGCTTGCATGGTGGCAATGCCTGATCGGCCTGTTAGCGACGTGCTGGTGGCCCTTGCTGCATGGTCTGCCGGGTTGGGGCGTGGCGTGGGGATGGCTCGCGGGCATCGGGGTTATCCATACGGGCCTTGCGTATGTTGTGCTCTACGCGGGCATGAGCCGGTTGAAGACAGGCAATATTGCGCTGCTGCAATTTGTTTATCCGTTGACCGCGATTCTCGTCGACAGAGTCGTGTATGGACACGCGCTTGGATCAACGCAGATCGTCGGCGTATGCGTGATGGCGGTGACGTTGTGGTGTGTCAGGCGGATGCGTTGATGGGTTGTG
The genomic region above belongs to Paraburkholderia edwinii and contains:
- a CDS encoding efflux transporter outer membrane subunit, whose amino-acid sequence is MSLFHINMTFNRPSCSAVAAAALLSALVLPGCTVGPDYRGAPAVAQDSTGSKTFVRAANSGTTMTPAPPNQWWLAFNDPQLSELIAAAFAHSPDVRIAQARLRESRAQLDQQNANELPKLSANAAALRAREPDLSAFNSGNNGGNGSTSSSGRGPLQLYTAGFDASWEIDLFGGTRRAIEAASTNAQAVDADLADTQVSLAAEVARTYIELRDEQTRLEIAQRQAQTEQNILTLTQQRRARGTAADVDVERLTTQVENTRATISPLDAQVTDSLDRLAVLTGRAPGALDEQLAATRPLPALPQTVSIGDPSAMLQQRPDIRAAERRLASSNAEIGEHVADFFPKVTLLGDIGFSASDPGHLIRKSNFSWVTVPYLQWNVFDFGRTLGSVHAAEASRDEAEAQYTKTVLEALQDANSSLSRYGHQREHLVTLQKVEASATHSAVLMRQRYTAGVSTLIDLLDTQRQEFTAQQNVVAGQAELLKDFVSLQKSLGLGWQI
- a CDS encoding LysR family transcriptional regulator, which codes for MQPKDLQTDWLRAFVAVVDTGSLTAAARLVYRSQSAVSMQIKKLEEAVGKPLLSRDSKHVSLTPVGADLLVYARRMLELQAEALAAIHGAHITGRIRLGVPDDYAMAYLTSVLRQFSTRYPNIEVTLVCEQSTVLIPKVERSELELAVVTRDHPERGTLLFREGLVWVGDEQHEAWRRDPLPIAVHEAGSLPRAIALSALAAQKRDYRIVYHSPNVAGQHAAAASGMAIAVLTRCSVPPALKILDARHGLPDLPELDVALVRGKKSVRSQAVDAMHEQIVLALGKGTDQGSV
- a CDS encoding DMT family transporter, which translates into the protein MRCMKSSTSTSSVISDAQCADVQSAARHEQGGATLMVLGGVMLGTIGIFIEEAGQDPITTVLFRCFFGGVALSLWGLAQGRIAELRLTGRALRYAVAAGLLMVVNWGLFFAAIPRTSIAVSTVIFHVQPFWVIAMGAWLLREKISAQRAVATVIALVGLVLATGVLNGHGQPGSRVSADYWSGVAMCLVGSFAYAGVTMIARMATQVSSFALAWWQCLIGLLATCWWPLLHGLPGWGVAWGWLAGIGVIHTGLAYVVLYAGMSRLKTGNIALLQFVYPLTAILVDRVVYGHALGSTQIVGVCVMAVTLWCVRRMR